In Denticeps clupeoides chromosome 1, fDenClu1.1, whole genome shotgun sequence, a single window of DNA contains:
- the gch1 gene encoding GTP cyclohydrolase 1, with protein sequence MERPTQQQASPAGDAPSPAGDATRALNGHRDGAARKPEVGAPSSAVVDGWREERTRSVEDNEMSLPSIAAAYTTILRGLGEDPQRQGLLKTPWRAATAMQFFTKGYQEKIIDVLNDAIFDEDHDEMVIVKDIDMFSMCEHHLVPIFGRVHIGYLPNKRVLGLSKLARIVEIYSRRLQVQERLTKQIAVAITEALQPAGVGVVIEATHMCMVMRGVQKMNSKTVTSTMLGVFREDPKTRDEFLTLIRS encoded by the exons aTGGAGCGACCCACGCAGCAGCAGGCGAGTCCCGCCGGCGACGCGCCGAGTCCCGCCGGCGACGCGACCCGGGCCCTCAACGGCCACCGCGACGGCGCGGCGAGGAAGCCCGAGGTCGGCGCCCCGTCCTCCGCCGTGGTGGACGGCTGGCGGGAGGAGCGCACCCGGAGCGTGGAGGACAACGAGATGAGCCTCCCCAGCATCGCGGCCGCCTACACCACCATCCTCAGGGGCCTGGGCGAGGACCCCCAGAGGCAGGGGCTCCTGAAGACCCCGTGGAGAGCCGCCACCGCCATGCAGTTCTTCACCAAGGGCTACCAGGAGAAGATCATTG ATGTCCTGAACGATGCCATTTTTGACGAAGACCATGACGAGATGGTGATTGTGAAGGACATCGATATGTTCTCGATGTGCGAGCACCACCTGGTACCCATCTTCGGCCGG GTCCATATAGGCTACCTCCCCAATAAGAGGGTCCTTGGACTTAGCAAATTGGCCAG GATCGTGGAGATTTACAGCAGGAGATTACAAG TCCAGGAACGACTGACCAAGCAAATCGCTGTGGCCATCACCGAAGCCTTGCAGCCAGCtggagtgggcgtggtcatTGAGGCAAC TCACATGTGCATGGTCATGAGGGGCGTGCAGAAGATGAACAGTAAGACAGTGACCAGCACCATGCTGGGCGTGTTTCGGGAGGACCCCAAAACCCGCGACGAGTTCCTGACCCTGATCCGGAGCTGA
- the socs4 gene encoding suppressor of cytokine signaling 4, producing MSEKKYRNSDTRPKNLRSWSADSYIWSGKKRCRGSRGEAGFQGEEGEGLEDQGARSASCSRRRRERKCSCSVLGEVEPDVPCRKGLSRRSLRQKFQDAVGQCLPLRTHHHHHHQTGPTRGFSVLLWSKRKVHVSELMQDKCPFSPKSELAQCWHLIKSHGSHGNAALRLEPDCKGPLTSTSPPTLISWEGITSQEKQSLDDWDPSRRRESEDCCSHTNYILVPDLLQINNSPCYWGVLDRFQAEDLLDGQPEGTFLLRDSAQDEFLFSVSFRRYSRSLHARIEQNGKRFSFDGRDPCMYGDSSVTGLLKHYSDPATCLFFEPLLSRPLPRNFPFSLQHLCRAVVCSCTTYQGIEALPLPHALRDYLRRYHYKCNGACAV from the coding sequence ATGTCTGAAAAGAAGTACCGGAACTCTGACACTCGGCCAAAAAACCTGCGGAGCTGGAGCGCCGACAGCTACATCTGGAGCGGGAAAAAGCGGTGTCGTGGGTCGCGGGGCGAGGCCGGGTTCCAGGGCGAGGAGGGCGAGGGCCTGGAGGACCAGGGGGCGCGTTCCGCATCCTGCTCCCGCAGGCGGAGGGAGAGGAAGTGCAGCTGCTCCGTCCTCGGCGAGGTCGAGCCAGACGTCCCCTGCCGAAAGGGCCTGTCGAGGCGCTCGCTCAGACAGAAATTCCAGGATGCGGTCGGCCAGTGTCTTCCCCTTCGTAcgcaccatcatcaccatcaccagaCCGGCCCCACGCGGGGGTTCTCTGTCCTCCTGTGGTCTAAACGGAAGGTCCATGTGTCTGAGCTCATGCAGGATAAATGTCCCTTCTCGCCGAAATCCGAACTTGCCCAGTGCTGGCACCTCATAAAGAGCCACGGCTCTCATGGCAACGCTGCCCTGCGCCTAGAGCCGGACTGCAAAGGGCCCCTCACCTCCACGTCACCCCCAACGTTGATATCCTGGGAGGGGATCACTTCCCAGGAGAAGCAGAGTCTGGATGACTGGGATCCTTCCCGCCGCCGCGAATCAGAGGACTGTTGCTCGCACACCAACTATATTTTGGTGCCCGATCTTCTGCAGATCAACAACAGTCCCTGTTACTGGGGCGTCCTTGACCGTTTCCAGGCCGAGGATCTGTTGGACGGTCAACCCGAGGGCACTTTTCTGCTCCGGGACTCTGCCCAGGACGAGTTCCTGTTCTCCGTCAGCTTCCGGCGCTACAGCCGCTCCCTGCACGCGAGGATCGAGCAGAACGGGAAGCGCTTCAGCTTCGACGGCCGCGACCCCTGCATGTACGGGGACTCCAGTGTCACGGGGCTGCTGAAGCACTACAGCGACCCCGCCACGTGCCTTTTCTTCGAGCCGCTGCTGTCCCGGCCGCTGCCGAGGAACTTTCCCTTCTCGCTGCAGCACCTCTGCAGGGCGGTCGTCTGCAGCTGCACGACCTACCAGGGGATCGAGGCCTTGCCGCTGCCACATGCGCTCAGAGATTATCTCAGACGCTACCACTACAAATGCAACGGGGCCTGTGCTGTTTGA
- the wdhd1 gene encoding WD repeat and HMG-box DNA-binding protein 1 isoform X2, with amino-acid sequence MPCERRPMRYGHSEGHTDVCFDEEGKWIVTCGSDGDVRIWDGLDDDDPKSINVGEKAYALALHRGRLVTAASNNTVQIHTFPDGDPDGILTRFTTNATHVAINSSGSRVAAGSGDFLVKVVEVSDSSKQKTLRGHEAPVLSVALDPKDEFLASSSCDGSVAVWRIDEQARVTSWNVLQKSSDVINSKSLCRLAWQPSGKLLAVPVGLAVQLYERDSWSHVSSLSDDFITKAVNVVIWSPCGKLLAAGSVGGNLAVWDVEAKLCVERQKHEKGYTVCGMAWHPSGVQIAYTDTEGCLGLLDGVCVSSASAQKSLKAPDTKAAKDYDALFDEEDDGLLDEEASESHSPVKKNADAEGDDEDYDMIPTTARPRNRGSFLDDDENSLDTGSVNVDRFSENNFGGSAEPATAPVKSRPAYDGPVPTPRQKAFQPSSTPAHLMHRFMVWNSVGIVRGYNDEHDNAIDVEFHDTAIHHAMHLSNSLNHTMVDLSQEALLLACEGTEELSSKLQCSHFSTWDTCKEWTVDLPKGEDVCAVCLGQGWAAAATSALLVRLFSIGGVQREMFSLPGPVVCMVGHGEQLLIAYHRGTGFDGEQCLGVQLLQFGRRRRQVIHGEPLPLSVKSYLAWMGFTAEGTPCFVDSEGVVRLLNRSLGNAWTPVCHTRENCKSKSDHYWVVGVHESPQQLRCIPCKGSRFPPTLPRPAVAILPFKLPYCHTATEKGQLEEQYWRSVLFHNHYSFLSSSGYEIDEEAQNQASKEQQELLMKMFALACKMEREFRCMELAEMMTQSVVTLAIRYATSSRRMALAQRLGQLALEKANQLQGEVQEQEDDDDEENYGSAKQNSRFRESCGGSRSRPSNARAEEEYEEEVEHEEQMETEEPAENRRSLLNPFNKGSRSPERPSPKPVNKEDRVNPFKVSGPGKSSAAPSGQPRVANVLDTMTPSSRKPGALPNPLSKQNKSPVLKPLVPRPKSKTQATLLQMNAPKLSSKKSEKEATVEKLRPVEVPPMPPAQDNCENRKPKTGFQLWLEENRKNILANSPDLEETDVIKEAMGCFRQLSAEDRLRWTERAKGDAAEPKKRKREEEEETKEEDKSEEHENEEASAKKKKPLDTSAKLSAFAFNKS; translated from the exons ATGCCCTGCGAGAGAAGGCCGATGCGCTACGGACACTCGGAGGGCCACACCGACGTCTGTTTCGACGAGGAGGGAAA GTGGATTGTCACCTGTGGAAGCGACGGAGACGTGCGTATATGGGACGGGCTGGACGACGATGACCCCAAATCGATCAACGTCGGGGAGAAGGCCTATGCCTTGGCTCTGCAC cGCGGCCGACTGGTGACTGCGGCGTCCAACAACACTGTGCAAATCCACACCTTTCCAGACGGCGACCCAGATGGAATACTTACACGTTTTACCACCAACGCAACTCATGTCGCTATTAACTCCAGTGGTTCTAGGGTTGCAGCCGGATCAgg TGACTTCCTGGTAAAGGTCGTGGAGGTGTCCGATAGCAGCAAGCAGAAGACCCTCAGAGGCCATGAGGCCCCTGTCTTAAGTGTGGCCTTAGACCCCAAGGACGAGTTTCtg GCCTCCTCCAGTTGTGATGGATCTGTAGCTGTGTGGAGAATTGATGAGCAG GCTCGGGTGACTAGCTGGAATGTGCTCCAGAAGTCCAGCGACGTAATCAACTCCAAGTCCCTCTGTCGTCTTGCCTGGCAGCCATCTGGAAAG CTCCTGGCCGTGCCGGTGGGTTTGGCCGTACAGCTTTATGAGAGAGACTCCTGGAGCCATGTCAGTTCCCTGTCTGATGACTTTATCACAAAG GCAGTAAATGTGGTGATCTGGTCTCCCTGTGGGAAGTTGTTGGCTGCTGGAAGTGTTGGTGGAAACCTGGCAGTTTGGGATGTGGAGGCCAAACTCTGCGTTGAGAG GCAGAAACACGAGAAGGGTTATACGGTGTGTGGAATGGCTTGGCATCCCTCTGGAGTGCAGATCGCTTACACGGACACCGAGGGCTGCCTCGGCCTCCTGGACGGAGTGTGTGTCTCCTCTGCGTCTGCACAGAAAAGCCTCAag GCCCCAGACACCAAAGCAGCAAAGGACTACGATGCCCTCTTTGACGAGGAAGATGACGGACTCCTCGATGAAGAAGCAAGCGAGTCTCATTCACCTGTGAAGAAGAATGCTGATGCAGAGGGAGATGACGAGGATTATGACATGATACCCACGACGGCGAGACCTCGAAACAGAGGGTCGTTCCTGGATGATGACGAGAACTCTCTAG ACACAGGCTCTGTGAACGTGGACCGGTTCAGTGAAAATAATTTTGGCGGCAGCGCGGAGCCGGCCACTGCTCCggtcaaatcccgacccgcgtATGATGGGCCGGTGCCCACCCCACGTCAGAAGGCCTTTCAGCCCAGCTCCACCCCGGCACATCTCATGCATCGCTTTATG GTATGGAACTCCGTTGGGATTGTGCGCGGCTACAACGACGAGCACGACAACGCAATCGACGTCGAGTTCCACGACACGGCCATCCACCACGCCATGCACCTCAGCAACTCTCTCAACCACACTATGGTGGATCTCTCCCAGGAGGCCTTGCTGCTGGCCTGCGAAGGAACAGAGGAGCTCTCCAG TAAGCTCCAGTGTTCGCATTTCTCCACCTGGGACACCTGTAAGGAGTGGACGGTGGACCTGCCGAAGGGGGAGGATGTGTGTGCCGTGTGTTTGGGCCAGGGCTGGGCTGCAGCGGCCACCAGCGCGCTGCTGGTTCGTCTCTTCTCAATAGGTGGCGTTCAGAGGGAGATGTTCAGCCTCCCTGGGCCTGTGGTCTGCATGGTGGGACACGGAGAGCAGCTACTCATCGCCTACCACAGAG GTACAGGGTTCGATGGAGAACAGTGTTTAGgagtgcagctgctgcagtttgGCCGCCGCAGACGGCAGGTCATCCACGGGGAGCCCCTCCCACTCTCAGTCAAGTCTTATTTGGCCTGGATGGGTTTCACGGCTGAGG gcacCCCTTGCTTTGTTGATTCTGAAGGGGTGGTACGACTCCTCAACCGGTCCCTAGGAAATGCATGGACCCCAGTGTGCCACACCAGAGAGAACTGCAAGAGCAAATCGGACCATTACTGGGTAGTTGGTGTTCATGAGAGTCCACAGCAGCTTAGGTGTATCCCATGTAAAGGGTCTCGGTTTCCTCCGAcgctgccccgccccgccgtgGCCATCCTGCCTTTCAAGCTGCCGTATTGTCACACCGCAACAGAGAAAGGCCAGCTGGAG GAACAGTACTGGCGCTCGGTGCTCTTCCACAATCACTACAGCTTCCTGTCCTCCAGTGGCTATGAGATTGATGAGGAGGCCCAAAACCAGGCTTCCAAGGAGCAGCAGGAGCTCCTAATGAAGATGTTTGCT CTGGCCTGTAAGATGGAGCGGGAGTTTCGCTGCATGGAGCTGGCGGAGATGATGACGCAGAGCGTGGTGACGCTGGCTATCCGCTACGCCACCAGCTCCAGGCGCATGGCGCTGGCACAGCGCCTTGGTCAGCTCGCACTGGAGAAGGCCAATCAGTTGCAGGGGGAGGTGCAAGAGCAGgaggacgacgacgacgaggaGAACTATGGCAGTGCAAAGCAAAATTCTCG GTTCAGAGAGAGCTGTGGGGGGAGTAGAAGTCGACCGAGCAATGCCAGAGCAGAGGAAGAGTATGAGGAGGAGGTCGAGCATGAGGAGCAGATGGAAACCGAGGAACCAGCTGAGAACAGGAGATCTC TATTGAATCCTTTTAATAAAGGCTCAAGATCTCCTGAGAGACCGTCGCCCAAACCTG taaataaagaGGACAGAGTGAACCCcttcaag GTGTCTGGACCCGGGAAGTCCTCAGCCGCCCCGTCAGGTCAGCCCAGAGTGGCCAACGTACTCGACACCATGACTCCGAGCAGCCGAAAGCCCGGGGCGTTACCCAACCCGCTGTCAAAGCAAAACAAATCACCCGTCCTGAAGCCCCTGGTGCCCAGGCCTAAGTCCAAG ACACAGGCAACGCTGCTGCAGATGAACGCCCCTAAACTATCCAGCAAGAAATCCGAGAAGGAGGCCACCGTGGAGAAGCTGAGGCCGGTAGAGGTGCCTCCGATGCCCCCTGCACAGGACAACTGTGAGAACAGGAA GCCAAAGACTGGATTCCAGTTGTGGCTGGAGGAAAATCGGAAGAACATTCTCGCCAACAGTCCGGACCTGGAAGAGACTGATGTCATTAAAGAAGCGATGGGGTGCTTTCGCCAACTGTCTGCTGAGGATAGACTG CGCTGGACTGAGAGAGCGAAGGGAGATGCTGCCGAGCCGAAAAAGAGAAAAcgcgaagaggaggaggagactaAGGAGGAAGACAAAAGTGAAGAGCATGAAAATGAGGAGGCGAGtgccaaaaaaaagaagcctttaGACACGTCTGCCAAGCTCTCAGCGTTTGCATTCAACAAAAGTTAA
- the wdhd1 gene encoding WD repeat and HMG-box DNA-binding protein 1 isoform X1 — protein sequence MPCERRPMRYGHSEGHTDVCFDEEGKWIVTCGSDGDVRIWDGLDDDDPKSINVGEKAYALALHRGRLVTAASNNTVQIHTFPDGDPDGILTRFTTNATHVAINSSGSRVAAGSGDFLVKVVEVSDSSKQKTLRGHEAPVLSVALDPKDEFLASSSCDGSVAVWRIDEQARVTSWNVLQKSSDVINSKSLCRLAWQPSGKLLAVPVGLAVQLYERDSWSHVSSLSDDFITKAVNVVIWSPCGKLLAAGSVGGNLAVWDVEAKLCVERQKHEKGYTVCGMAWHPSGVQIAYTDTEGCLGLLDGVCVSSASAQKSLKAPDTKAAKDYDALFDEEDDGLLDEEASESHSPVKKNADAEGDDEDYDMIPTTARPRNRGSFLDDDENSLDTGSVNVDRFSENNFGGSAEPATAPVKSRPAYDGPVPTPRQKAFQPSSTPAHLMHRFMVWNSVGIVRGYNDEHDNAIDVEFHDTAIHHAMHLSNSLNHTMVDLSQEALLLACEGTEELSSKLQCSHFSTWDTCKEWTVDLPKGEDVCAVCLGQGWAAAATSALLVRLFSIGGVQREMFSLPGPVVCMVGHGEQLLIAYHRGTGFDGEQCLGVQLLQFGRRRRQVIHGEPLPLSVKSYLAWMGFTAEGTPCFVDSEGVVRLLNRSLGNAWTPVCHTRENCKSKSDHYWVVGVHESPQQLRCIPCKGSRFPPTLPRPAVAILPFKLPYCHTATEKGQLEEQYWRSVLFHNHYSFLSSSGYEIDEEAQNQASKEQQELLMKMFALACKMEREFRCMELAEMMTQSVVTLAIRYATSSRRMALAQRLGQLALEKANQLQGEVQEQEDDDDEENYGSAKQNSRFRESCGGSRSRPSNARAEEEYEEEVEHEEQMETEEPAENRRSLLNPFNKGSRSPERPSPKPVNKEDRVNPFKVSGPGKSSAAPSGQPRVANVLDTMTPSSRKPGALPNPLSKQNKSPVLKPLVPRPKSKTQATLLQMNAPKLSSKKSEKEATVEKLRPVEVPPMPPAQDNCENRKPKTGFQLWLEENRKNILANSPDLEETDVIKEAMGCFRQLSAEDRLVRSSVCVGFTSPVTLFIPPPQHIVIFTKYIYIYCINIHLFYQTETGYSGTEARPFMVVLSSVRRCYIRTGHH from the exons ATGCCCTGCGAGAGAAGGCCGATGCGCTACGGACACTCGGAGGGCCACACCGACGTCTGTTTCGACGAGGAGGGAAA GTGGATTGTCACCTGTGGAAGCGACGGAGACGTGCGTATATGGGACGGGCTGGACGACGATGACCCCAAATCGATCAACGTCGGGGAGAAGGCCTATGCCTTGGCTCTGCAC cGCGGCCGACTGGTGACTGCGGCGTCCAACAACACTGTGCAAATCCACACCTTTCCAGACGGCGACCCAGATGGAATACTTACACGTTTTACCACCAACGCAACTCATGTCGCTATTAACTCCAGTGGTTCTAGGGTTGCAGCCGGATCAgg TGACTTCCTGGTAAAGGTCGTGGAGGTGTCCGATAGCAGCAAGCAGAAGACCCTCAGAGGCCATGAGGCCCCTGTCTTAAGTGTGGCCTTAGACCCCAAGGACGAGTTTCtg GCCTCCTCCAGTTGTGATGGATCTGTAGCTGTGTGGAGAATTGATGAGCAG GCTCGGGTGACTAGCTGGAATGTGCTCCAGAAGTCCAGCGACGTAATCAACTCCAAGTCCCTCTGTCGTCTTGCCTGGCAGCCATCTGGAAAG CTCCTGGCCGTGCCGGTGGGTTTGGCCGTACAGCTTTATGAGAGAGACTCCTGGAGCCATGTCAGTTCCCTGTCTGATGACTTTATCACAAAG GCAGTAAATGTGGTGATCTGGTCTCCCTGTGGGAAGTTGTTGGCTGCTGGAAGTGTTGGTGGAAACCTGGCAGTTTGGGATGTGGAGGCCAAACTCTGCGTTGAGAG GCAGAAACACGAGAAGGGTTATACGGTGTGTGGAATGGCTTGGCATCCCTCTGGAGTGCAGATCGCTTACACGGACACCGAGGGCTGCCTCGGCCTCCTGGACGGAGTGTGTGTCTCCTCTGCGTCTGCACAGAAAAGCCTCAag GCCCCAGACACCAAAGCAGCAAAGGACTACGATGCCCTCTTTGACGAGGAAGATGACGGACTCCTCGATGAAGAAGCAAGCGAGTCTCATTCACCTGTGAAGAAGAATGCTGATGCAGAGGGAGATGACGAGGATTATGACATGATACCCACGACGGCGAGACCTCGAAACAGAGGGTCGTTCCTGGATGATGACGAGAACTCTCTAG ACACAGGCTCTGTGAACGTGGACCGGTTCAGTGAAAATAATTTTGGCGGCAGCGCGGAGCCGGCCACTGCTCCggtcaaatcccgacccgcgtATGATGGGCCGGTGCCCACCCCACGTCAGAAGGCCTTTCAGCCCAGCTCCACCCCGGCACATCTCATGCATCGCTTTATG GTATGGAACTCCGTTGGGATTGTGCGCGGCTACAACGACGAGCACGACAACGCAATCGACGTCGAGTTCCACGACACGGCCATCCACCACGCCATGCACCTCAGCAACTCTCTCAACCACACTATGGTGGATCTCTCCCAGGAGGCCTTGCTGCTGGCCTGCGAAGGAACAGAGGAGCTCTCCAG TAAGCTCCAGTGTTCGCATTTCTCCACCTGGGACACCTGTAAGGAGTGGACGGTGGACCTGCCGAAGGGGGAGGATGTGTGTGCCGTGTGTTTGGGCCAGGGCTGGGCTGCAGCGGCCACCAGCGCGCTGCTGGTTCGTCTCTTCTCAATAGGTGGCGTTCAGAGGGAGATGTTCAGCCTCCCTGGGCCTGTGGTCTGCATGGTGGGACACGGAGAGCAGCTACTCATCGCCTACCACAGAG GTACAGGGTTCGATGGAGAACAGTGTTTAGgagtgcagctgctgcagtttgGCCGCCGCAGACGGCAGGTCATCCACGGGGAGCCCCTCCCACTCTCAGTCAAGTCTTATTTGGCCTGGATGGGTTTCACGGCTGAGG gcacCCCTTGCTTTGTTGATTCTGAAGGGGTGGTACGACTCCTCAACCGGTCCCTAGGAAATGCATGGACCCCAGTGTGCCACACCAGAGAGAACTGCAAGAGCAAATCGGACCATTACTGGGTAGTTGGTGTTCATGAGAGTCCACAGCAGCTTAGGTGTATCCCATGTAAAGGGTCTCGGTTTCCTCCGAcgctgccccgccccgccgtgGCCATCCTGCCTTTCAAGCTGCCGTATTGTCACACCGCAACAGAGAAAGGCCAGCTGGAG GAACAGTACTGGCGCTCGGTGCTCTTCCACAATCACTACAGCTTCCTGTCCTCCAGTGGCTATGAGATTGATGAGGAGGCCCAAAACCAGGCTTCCAAGGAGCAGCAGGAGCTCCTAATGAAGATGTTTGCT CTGGCCTGTAAGATGGAGCGGGAGTTTCGCTGCATGGAGCTGGCGGAGATGATGACGCAGAGCGTGGTGACGCTGGCTATCCGCTACGCCACCAGCTCCAGGCGCATGGCGCTGGCACAGCGCCTTGGTCAGCTCGCACTGGAGAAGGCCAATCAGTTGCAGGGGGAGGTGCAAGAGCAGgaggacgacgacgacgaggaGAACTATGGCAGTGCAAAGCAAAATTCTCG GTTCAGAGAGAGCTGTGGGGGGAGTAGAAGTCGACCGAGCAATGCCAGAGCAGAGGAAGAGTATGAGGAGGAGGTCGAGCATGAGGAGCAGATGGAAACCGAGGAACCAGCTGAGAACAGGAGATCTC TATTGAATCCTTTTAATAAAGGCTCAAGATCTCCTGAGAGACCGTCGCCCAAACCTG taaataaagaGGACAGAGTGAACCCcttcaag GTGTCTGGACCCGGGAAGTCCTCAGCCGCCCCGTCAGGTCAGCCCAGAGTGGCCAACGTACTCGACACCATGACTCCGAGCAGCCGAAAGCCCGGGGCGTTACCCAACCCGCTGTCAAAGCAAAACAAATCACCCGTCCTGAAGCCCCTGGTGCCCAGGCCTAAGTCCAAG ACACAGGCAACGCTGCTGCAGATGAACGCCCCTAAACTATCCAGCAAGAAATCCGAGAAGGAGGCCACCGTGGAGAAGCTGAGGCCGGTAGAGGTGCCTCCGATGCCCCCTGCACAGGACAACTGTGAGAACAGGAA GCCAAAGACTGGATTCCAGTTGTGGCTGGAGGAAAATCGGAAGAACATTCTCGCCAACAGTCCGGACCTGGAAGAGACTGATGTCATTAAAGAAGCGATGGGGTGCTTTCGCCAACTGTCTGCTGAGGATAGACTGGTGAGGAGCTCTGTCTGTGTTGGGTTTACGTCCCCTGTGACCCTCTTTATTCCACCACCACAGCACATAGTCATATtcaccaaatatatatatatatactgtataaacATTCATTTATTCTACCAGACTGAAACCGGTTACAGTGGAACAGAAGCAAGGCCCTTTATGGTTGTGTTGTCATCAGTGAGGCGGTGCTACATCCGTACTGGGCACCATTGA